The Nicotiana tabacum cultivar K326 chromosome 14, ASM71507v2, whole genome shotgun sequence genome contains a region encoding:
- the LOC142168968 gene encoding uncharacterized protein LOC142168968, producing the protein MDYDPLSTYFPDEEVLFAREDIAESYPGWRMFFDGAANFKGVAIGTILILESEQHYPASAKIRFPCTNNMAEYEAYILGIKMSFDMNIKELLVIRDSNLLIHQFQGKWTTKNVKILPYLHCLKELCKKFKHIPRIPNVCRRSRNLVIHDLASR; encoded by the coding sequence ATGGACTACGATCCACTCAGTACATACTTTCCGGATGAAGAAGTGTTGTTTGCCAGGGAAGACATCGCAGAGTCATACCCaggatggagaatgtttttcgacggagcagcaaatttcaaaggagtggcaATTGGGACAATCTTAATTTTAGAATCAGAACAGCATTACCCGGCATCAGCAAAGataaggttcccttgcaccaataatatggccgagtatgaagcataCATCCTCGGGATTAAGATGTCATTCGACATGAACATCAAGGAACTTCTGGTCATAAGAGATTCTAATCTACTGATACATCAATTCCAAGGTAAATGGACTACTAAGAACGTCAAAATCCTTCCGTATCTGCATTGCTTGAAAGAGTTGTGCAAGAAATTCAAGCACATTCCCAGGATCCCGAACGTTTGCCGACGCTCTCGCAACCTTGTCATCCATGATCtagcatccagataa